One part of the Drosophila teissieri strain GT53w chromosome 3R, Prin_Dtei_1.1, whole genome shotgun sequence genome encodes these proteins:
- the LOC122619002 gene encoding katanin p60 ATPase-containing subunit A1 isoform X6: MARMMDSLILDSLSPFAFTKITATSRPSRNSSLKKSSDGGHSSTAERHRPINNLGSNAPGGLGIGGSIPLRSKQRLPTQVSAAEVAPQPRASQTAQMPFPSQKQDNRWVSSLRRRDPELQPTLPSINSNANSSSLSQSHHGSAGNVGLAGAGAPTPAVSMGAVRLGRPARASAVTAALRKSRSVERLRARKLSTNTQLNFKHKPVKKNSLDENSNSDDQDATTSLEDNSHAQSLATSHNTPKCSPKTKAKHFSPLGYEVHLVDTLEKDILQRHPCIKWTDVAGLNEAKTILQEAVVLPVIMPEFFKGIRRPWRGVLMVGPPGTGKTMLAKAVATECGTTFFNVSSSTLTSKYRGESEKLVRLLFEMARFYAPSTIFIDEIDALCASRGSDSEHEASRRFKAELLIQMDGLNASMQEEKVIMVLAATNHPWDIDEAFRRRFEKRIYIPLPNEDTRSALLKLCLKDVCLSPSLNTGMIGDELQGYSGSDISNVCRDASMMAMRRLISGRTPDQIKQIRREEVDQPITLQDFQDARLRTKKSVSADDVARFEKWMEEYGSC, translated from the exons ATGGCCCGGATGATGGACTCCCTGATCCTGGACTCGCTGTCCCCATTTGCCTTCACAAAGATCACGGCCACCAGTCGACCATCTCGGAACAGCAGCTTAAAGAAGAGCTCGGATGGCGGACACTCCTCGACAGCGGAGCGCCACCGGCCTATCAACAACCTGGGCTCGAATGCACCTGGAGGATTGGGCATTGGCGGAAGTATCCCTTTACGCAGCAAGCAGCGGCTACCCACGCAAG TCTCCGCAGCAGAAGTGGCACCACAACCTCGAGCCAGTCAGACGGCCCAGATGCCATTTCCATCGCAGAAGCAGGATAATCGATGGGTGTCCTCCCTGCGCCGTCGGGATCCCGAGCTGCAGCCCACACTACCCTCCATCAACAGCAATGCGAACAGCAGCAGTCTTAGCCAGAGTCACCACGGGAGTGCCGGCAACGTGGGATTggcgggagcaggagcacctACACCGGCCGTCAGCATGGGGGCGGTGCGCCTGGGTCGTCCTGCAAGGGCATCCGCCGTGACCGCCGCCTTACGGAAGAGCCGATCCGTGGAGCGCCTGCGGGCCAGAAAGCtcagcacaaacacacagctTAACTTCAAGCACAAGCCAGTTAAGAAGAACTCGCTGGACGAAAACTCAAACTCGGATGACCAAGACGCCACTACATCTCTGGAGGACAACTCGCATGCCCAGTCCCTAGCCACCAGTCACAACACGCCCAAGTGCTCGCCCAAGACCAAGGCCAAGCACTTCTCGCCCTTGGGCTATGAGGTCCATCTGGTGGACACCCTGGAAAAGGACATCCTGCAGCGGCATCCGTGCATTAAGTGGACTGATGTGGCTGGGCTCAATGAGGCCAAGACAATACTCCAG GAAGCGGTGGTGCTTCCGGTAATCATGCCGGAGTTCTTCAAGGGAATCCGCCGACCGTGGCGTGGAGTTTTGATGGTCGGTCCGCCGGGAACAGGCAAAACAATGCTAGCCAAGGCAGTGGCCACAGAATGTGGAACAACCTTCTTTAACGTGTCGTCCTCCACCCTTACATCCAAGTACCGAGGAGAAAGCGAGAAGCTGGTCCGGCTCCTGTTTGAGATGGCTCGCTTTTATGCGCCCAGCACCATTTTTATTGACGAGATCGACGCCCTATGCGCCTCCAGGGGCAGTGACTCGGAGCACGAGGCCAGTCGGCGGTTCAAGGCCGAGCTGCTCATCCAAATGGACGGACTAAACGCGAGCATGCAGGAGGAGAAGGTGATCATGGTGCTGGCGGCCACCAATCACCCGTGGGACATCGATGAGGCCTTCCGCAGACGTTTTGAAAAGAGAATATATATTCCTCTCCCAAACG AGGACACCCGATCGGCTCTGCTCAAGCTATGTCTGAAGGACGTATGCCTGTCGCCTAGTCTGAACACGGGAATGATCGGCGACGAATTGCAGGGCTATTCGGGGTCGGACATAAGCAACGTGTGCCGTGACGCCTCCATGATGGCCATGCGGCGCCTCATTTCCGGACGCACTCCCGATCAGATTAAGCAGATACGCCGCGAGGAGGTGGATCAGCCGATTACTTTGCAGGACTTCCAGGACGCCCGTCTGCGCACCAAGAAGTCTGTGTCTGCCGACGACGTTGCCCGCTTCGAAAAGTGGATGGAGGAATATGGGTCTTGCTAG